A window of Calliopsis andreniformis isolate RMS-2024a chromosome 3, iyCalAndr_principal, whole genome shotgun sequence contains these coding sequences:
- the LOC143177544 gene encoding uncharacterized protein LOC143177544, translating to MRLFLLGVYTLLFLLTEIDAAGIGKAWQVFPYANEYWKHPLWPRLDTSAFEVRSVSGVGRLDPFENQQEGLKLGKTESREPNSLPVSKYSLLNDRSPDRYEEIFQSIPYEKNENLNEMNDAGIEDKVFKTGVMMTVLRPEDARDFLEDGTDVRKKGVSRVRREAENETKMEQISSTKNIRDVRLSSPETWSTQPLSIQFPQRSNLDQMIQQSVDDDDMATARSYHAPRADFITSHHRRSYDHREARDMPVTRGYDDYDFPWYRNALRERDYDPLAYRRGYSYYYPDRYRMERDYYTRMPHDYSYYYDRYRDEDLDLYGRSRPTPKPKRIIYYATLPEVVRKPVDLRNYPRPYDATRTPVSRDGNFKRIPGNVDPSRYRYRHLHDGYDSYAKRSSFVDRPYSYSEEENRRKVTLENLHNNDPFDQGNDRKLANQVLGKNEGKVPWPVQIGTEVSVKDDERISGRKIFGESGGYERFESAQLQKAPDATGSSELQSDN from the coding sequence ATGCGGCTATTTTTGCTTGGGGTGTACACGTTGCTCTTTCTATTGACGGAAATCGACGCTGCTGGGATCGGCAAAGCATGGCAGGTTTTTCCATATGCAAACGAGTACTGGAAACATCCATTGTGGCCACGGTTGGACACTTCCGCGTTTGAAGTTCGCAGCGTAAGTGGTGTTGGACGTCTAGACCCATTCGAAAACCAACAAGAAGGTCTAAAACTTGGCAAGACGGAATCGAGAGAACCTAATAGTCTTCCAGTATCCAAATATTCGCTATTAAATGATAGGTCCCCTGATCGGTATGAAGAAATCTTCCAAAGCATTCCATATGAAAAAAACGAAAACCTAAATGAGATGAACGatgcgggaattgaggataaagtCTTCAAGACGGGAGTTATGATGACTGTTCTACGACCAGAAGACGCCAGGGACTTTCTAGAAGACGGTACAGATGTGAGAAAGAAAGGTGTATCGAGAGTTCGACGCGAGGCAGAGAATGAAACAAAGATGGAACAGATTTCATCCACAAAAAATATTCGAGACGTCCGTTTGAGCTCCCCAGAGACTTGGTCAACTCAGCCACTTTCCATACAGTTTCCTCAACGGAGCAATTTGGACCAGATGATCCAGCAGTCAGTAGATGACGACGATATGGCAACTGCGAGAAGTTATCACGCTCCACGGGCAGATTTCATCACCAGTCATCATAGAAGGAGTTACGATCACCGAGAAGCTCGAGACATGCCAGTTACCAGAGGCTACGACGACTACGACTTTCCATGGTACAGGAACGCCTTGAGGGAACGGGATTACGACCCTTTGGCGTACCGTCGTGGATACAGCTACTACTACCCTGATCGCTACAGAATGGAAAGAGACTATTACACGCGTATGCCTCACGATTACTCTTACTACTACGACCGATACAGGGATGAAGATCTTGATTTGTATGGACGAAGCAGACCTACGCCAAAGCCGAAGAGGATTATTTATTACGCGACACTACCTGAGGTCGTCAGGAAACCTGTGGATCTCAGAAACTACCCTAGACCCTACGATGCAACCAGAACCCCTGTTTCCAGGGATGGAAATTTCAAACGTATTCCAGGGAACGTGGACCCAAGCAGGTACCGATACCGACACCTGCACGATGGCTATGACTCGTACGCAAAGAGATCGAGCTTTGTCGATCGACCGTATTCTTACTCTGAGGAGGAGAATCGTCGTAAAGTAACGTTGGAGAATCTTCATAACAACGACCCTTTCGATCAGGGTAACGATCGGAAGCTGGCCAATCAAGTCTTGGGAAAGAACGAGGGAAAGGTACCATGGCCAGTACAGATTGGGACGGAAGTTAGCGTGAAAGACGACGAGAGAATCTCTGGGAGGAAGATTTTTGGAGAAAGTGGTGGATACGAAAGATTCGAGAGTGCGCAACTACAGAAAGCACCGGATGCGACTGGCTCTAGCGAGCTTCAGAGCGataattga